In one Desulfobacterales bacterium genomic region, the following are encoded:
- a CDS encoding GNAT family N-acetyltransferase codes for MAANKTYTINQESIESLTELWHDPTNRLKWDCMFVLPGWLKAWWQTFGEGQTSYLCSIRSRGELIGIAPLMVRGETGYLMGDTDVCDFLDVVVVPGKETVFFNALFDHLRQQGIRQLDLEAVRADSTFYRHLSAPAAGQHNSIACQMVDATMMLELPSSWDAYLQQLTGKQRHEVRRKLRRLEESGRVYLDAVDDVSGVKREMDTFLTLFKRNRADKAHFMTEQMASFFQLLASEMTAEQILKLFFLTLDDAVTAAAMIFDYDGTFHLYNNGYDQRYYSLSVGLLSKLLTIKESIQQGKKKYDFLKGTEVYKHRLGGRQIPLYRCRVHFE; via the coding sequence ATGGCAGCAAACAAAACATACACCATAAATCAAGAGTCGATTGAGTCTCTCACTGAGCTCTGGCATGACCCCACCAACCGTCTGAAATGGGATTGTATGTTTGTATTGCCGGGGTGGTTAAAAGCCTGGTGGCAGACCTTTGGCGAAGGCCAGACATCCTACTTGTGCTCGATCCGCAGCCGTGGAGAATTGATCGGAATTGCACCTTTGATGGTCCGCGGCGAAACGGGCTACCTTATGGGGGATACGGATGTATGCGACTTTCTGGATGTTGTCGTTGTGCCCGGCAAAGAAACGGTGTTTTTCAACGCCCTTTTTGATCATCTCAGACAGCAGGGCATCCGTCAGCTGGATCTGGAGGCCGTGCGCGCAGATTCAACGTTCTATCGCCACCTGTCAGCCCCGGCCGCCGGTCAACACAATTCGATAGCTTGCCAGATGGTGGATGCCACCATGATGTTGGAACTGCCATCCTCCTGGGACGCCTATTTACAGCAACTAACCGGCAAGCAGCGGCACGAAGTCAGACGTAAGCTTAGACGGCTTGAAGAGAGCGGACGGGTGTACTTAGATGCCGTCGATGATGTTTCAGGCGTAAAAAGGGAAATGGATACCTTTTTAACGCTTTTTAAACGCAATCGAGCAGATAAAGCACATTTTATGACCGAACAAATGGCGTCTTTTTTTCAATTGCTGGCATCTGAAATGACAGCCGAACAAATTCTCAAGCTTTTCTTTCTGACGCTCGATGATGCCGTCACTGCAGCCGCCATGATCTTTGACTATGATGGCACTTTTCATTTGTATAATAATGGTTATGATCAAAGGTATTATTCTTTAAGCGTGGGGTTGCTCAGCAAACTATTGACGATAAAAGAAAGCATACAGCAGGGCAAAAAAAAATATGATTTCCTCAAAGGAACTGAAGTTTATAAACATCGACTGGGGGGCAGACAGATCCCGCTTTATCGCTGCCGGGTTCATTTCGAATAA
- a CDS encoding glycosyltransferase — protein sequence MKTDPLQLAMFSIHSSPIGELGTKNTGGMSVYIRELARELGRRGHKVDIYTRLNGTRHDHLVDLYENVRLIHLSAGNNGQVKKLKLYYYLADFLRALEKFKSQQNLRYDLVHSHYWLSGRLGSWVQERWHIPHIVMFHTLGVVKNIVGLAEQEPDLRLATERKLVQSCQRILAPTAMEKQNLMKYYHAADEKIAVIPCGVNLDLFQPQDKKTARQLLDLDEDTPIALYVGRFDPIKGIERLLKAIVHLRRRQRVQLLIIGGDGPQTEEFHHLQHLINELGIQQSVTFLGRIEQKQLPLYYSAADVVVIPSYYESFGLVGLESLACGTPVVSTRVGAMSAVLQNNQIGFLVDNNEPDSLANRIAKVFEQQRTQGFSTSRLRQSVCQFGWKNVASSIINEYAAVVNGMPPEAFSKVPSRVSCQ from the coding sequence TTGAAAACAGACCCGTTGCAGCTGGCAATGTTCAGCATTCATTCGAGCCCGATCGGTGAATTGGGAACCAAAAACACCGGCGGGATGAGTGTTTATATTCGGGAATTAGCTCGTGAGTTGGGTCGTCGTGGTCATAAGGTGGACATTTATACCCGGTTGAATGGCACCCGGCATGACCACCTTGTCGATCTTTACGAAAATGTACGTTTAATTCACCTGAGTGCGGGCAACAATGGCCAGGTAAAAAAACTTAAGCTTTACTATTACCTGGCTGATTTTTTGCGGGCGCTTGAAAAATTCAAAAGCCAGCAAAATCTTCGTTACGATTTGGTTCACAGCCATTACTGGCTGTCCGGGCGACTGGGCAGTTGGGTGCAGGAGCGTTGGCACATACCCCATATCGTTATGTTCCATACCCTGGGCGTTGTCAAAAACATTGTCGGACTGGCTGAGCAGGAACCGGATTTGCGCCTGGCCACCGAACGAAAATTGGTGCAGTCCTGCCAGCGGATCTTGGCACCCACCGCAATGGAAAAACAGAACCTGATGAAATATTATCATGCGGCTGACGAAAAAATCGCTGTGATTCCCTGCGGTGTCAATCTCGATCTTTTTCAGCCCCAGGATAAAAAAACCGCACGTCAATTGCTGGACTTAGATGAAGACACACCGATTGCTTTATACGTTGGTCGCTTTGATCCGATCAAAGGCATTGAACGCTTGCTAAAAGCGATTGTTCACCTGCGGCGCCGTCAACGCGTACAACTGCTGATCATCGGCGGTGATGGACCGCAAACCGAAGAATTCCATCATTTACAACATTTGATAAACGAGTTGGGTATTCAGCAATCGGTCACATTCCTGGGCCGCATAGAGCAAAAACAGCTGCCGCTGTATTACAGCGCCGCTGATGTTGTGGTGATTCCCTCCTACTACGAAAGCTTTGGATTGGTAGGACTCGAATCCCTGGCCTGTGGCACACCGGTGGTATCAACTCGGGTAGGGGCAATGAGTGCTGTCTTGCAAAATAACCAGATCGGATTTCTGGTCGATAATAACGAGCCAGACTCGCTTGCAAACCGTATCGCCAAGGTTTTCGAGCAGCAGCGCACCCAGGGATTTTCGACCTCCCGCCTGCGCCAATCGGTTTGTCAATTCGGCTGGAAAAATGTTGCCTCAAGCATCATTAACGAATATGCCGCTGTTGTCAATGGAATGCCACCGGAAGCGTTTTCGAAAGTGCCATCCCGGGTTTCATGCCAATAA
- a CDS encoding alpha/beta hydrolase codes for MNSDVETKAFAETDLFPEPTEHFLNLHDGRIHYLDWGGDGLQAHFLHGNGFCAGTYTPFIQYLVDDLHILASDVRGHGGSDQPRVERIRHWDIFAEDLRILIEEKMTAPVIGIGHSLGAVTTYIAAAKYPHLFDGIILIDPVILPRRLLWLLAIVKLLGLRGIIPLAKMARRRRRLFKGKQEALRLFAAGRGIFKNWSKEFVHAYLECGLLEKDEKTAILQCDPELEAQIFESIPQNVWRYASKINCPVLAIRGESSDVFYEDAANRLKTSIADIELQTIPHSGHFPPMEKPQECADLILDFVDRKIKSN; via the coding sequence ATGAATTCAGACGTGGAAACCAAAGCCTTTGCTGAAACCGACCTATTTCCCGAACCCACCGAGCACTTTTTAAATTTACACGACGGGCGCATTCACTACCTGGACTGGGGGGGTGACGGTCTACAAGCTCATTTTTTGCACGGAAACGGTTTTTGTGCGGGTACTTATACCCCCTTCATTCAATACCTTGTCGACGATCTTCACATTCTGGCCAGTGATGTGCGCGGCCACGGGGGATCTGATCAACCCAGGGTCGAACGTATTCGTCACTGGGACATCTTTGCCGAGGATTTAAGAATTCTGATCGAGGAAAAGATGACTGCGCCGGTTATTGGCATCGGCCATTCGCTGGGCGCCGTCACGACCTATATCGCCGCCGCAAAATATCCGCACCTTTTTGATGGAATTATTTTGATCGACCCGGTTATTTTGCCGCGGCGACTGCTGTGGTTGCTGGCGATTGTTAAATTGCTGGGACTCAGAGGGATTATCCCTTTGGCAAAAATGGCACGACGACGACGAAGGCTCTTTAAGGGCAAACAGGAAGCATTGAGGCTCTTTGCCGCTGGCCGGGGTATTTTTAAAAATTGGTCAAAAGAATTTGTACACGCCTATTTGGAGTGCGGGCTTCTTGAAAAAGATGAAAAAACCGCGATTCTGCAATGTGACCCGGAACTTGAAGCCCAGATTTTTGAATCCATCCCGCAAAATGTCTGGCGTTATGCCAGCAAAATCAATTGCCCCGTGCTGGCGATTCGTGGAGAATCATCAGATGTTTTTTATGAAGATGCGGCCAATCGTCTAAAGACCAGTATCGCTGACATTGAACTGCAAACCATACCCCATTCAGGCCACTTCCCGCCAATGGAAAAACCACAGGAATGCGCCGATTTGATATTAGATTTTGTCGATCGAAAAATAAAGTCAAATTAA
- a CDS encoding cobalamin-binding protein has translation MIVQLNIRQIIWLVTVAGILILQGMTSQAIAKVLTDQLGYRVTLPQTPQRVISLAPSITEIIFAVGQEKRLKGVSRFSDYPHAASMLPKVGSYTQPNLERIVALNPDLCIATKDGNPKSVIDRLRSLNIPVYAVDPRNLDTVMLTILDIGTLLEATEKAKSLADSMRSRIEMIKSVIKTARFQPRVFFQIGISPIVSVGNDSFINELISLAGGINVAAGDIAYPRFSREQVLALSPDVFIISSMARDVLFEKVKADWNQWPNMPAVHNRRIHLVDSNLFDRPSPRLVEALEVLAKLIHPELFRKDE, from the coding sequence ATGATTGTGCAACTGAACATTCGCCAAATAATCTGGCTTGTGACAGTAGCCGGTATATTAATTCTCCAGGGGATGACCTCTCAAGCAATTGCAAAGGTCCTAACCGATCAACTGGGATATCGGGTTACGTTGCCGCAGACGCCCCAGCGCGTTATCTCATTGGCACCCAGCATCACTGAAATTATTTTTGCTGTCGGCCAGGAAAAACGCCTAAAAGGCGTCAGTCGCTTCAGTGATTATCCGCACGCCGCATCAATGCTTCCTAAAGTTGGTTCTTATACCCAACCGAATCTTGAACGGATTGTGGCGTTAAATCCGGACCTTTGCATTGCCACCAAAGACGGAAATCCCAAAAGCGTGATCGACCGGCTTCGATCACTAAATATTCCGGTCTATGCGGTTGATCCCCGCAACTTAGACACAGTGATGTTAACGATTCTTGACATCGGCACCCTTTTGGAAGCAACTGAAAAAGCCAAATCGTTGGCTGATAGTATGCGCTCAAGGATTGAGATGATTAAATCAGTCATCAAAACCGCACGATTTCAACCACGGGTTTTTTTCCAAATTGGGATTTCGCCGATCGTATCTGTTGGGAATGATTCATTCATCAATGAGCTGATTTCGCTTGCTGGTGGTATAAATGTTGCGGCCGGAGACATTGCCTACCCTCGTTTCAGCCGGGAACAGGTATTGGCGCTATCTCCCGATGTTTTCATTATCTCCTCCATGGCCCGTGATGTGCTCTTTGAAAAAGTGAAAGCAGACTGGAATCAATGGCCGAATATGCCGGCTGTCCATAACCGACGCATCCATCTGGTGGATTCAAACCTTTTTGATCGTCCTTCACCGCGGCTGGTTGAGGCACTTGAAGTCCTGGCCAAATTGATTCATCCCGAACTATTTAGGAAAGACGAGTGA
- a CDS encoding iron ABC transporter permease has protein sequence MKSKAPFLIRHVLGISAILFFGLALVMWVGVAIGPAGSGWEPLYQLLVGKGEVDATLAAIILKIRLPRVLLAAMVGATLSLGGLVFQALLRNPLAEPFILGVSGGAAIGAIIGILMGLSRFPGVGLAAFLGSSGTLALILFLITGQTMVKKESLLLSGVMVNAFCSAVIMFLISVTQDARLHNIIFWLMGDLSSADIPQAGLLALMLAPCFVLLFWFSHKMNLLLMGKEMAQTMGVNIKIVTLILLVVSSFMVSATVSYCGLVGFVGLVIPHLFRRLLGADHRILVPACILGGGAYLVICDMIARVFTPQGEMPAGVVTAIIGAPLFILLLKKSNR, from the coding sequence GTGAAATCCAAAGCCCCATTTTTGATTAGACATGTTCTTGGAATTTCAGCCATTTTGTTTTTCGGCCTTGCACTTGTCATGTGGGTCGGGGTTGCGATCGGGCCGGCCGGCAGCGGATGGGAGCCGTTATATCAACTGTTGGTAGGCAAAGGAGAGGTGGATGCCACCCTTGCTGCCATTATATTGAAGATTCGATTGCCCAGGGTGCTTTTAGCGGCTATGGTGGGTGCGACACTTTCTTTAGGAGGACTTGTTTTTCAGGCCTTGCTGAGAAATCCGTTAGCCGAACCCTTTATCCTGGGTGTCTCCGGCGGCGCAGCGATTGGGGCGATCATCGGTATCCTGATGGGTCTGTCGCGTTTTCCGGGCGTTGGCTTGGCCGCCTTCTTAGGTAGTAGCGGAACGCTGGCCCTGATTCTTTTTTTAATCACCGGTCAAACAATGGTAAAAAAGGAATCCCTGCTTTTATCCGGTGTGATGGTCAACGCGTTTTGTTCGGCAGTGATAATGTTTTTGATTTCAGTCACCCAGGATGCCCGCCTGCACAATATCATCTTTTGGCTCATGGGTGATCTGTCTTCGGCCGACATTCCACAGGCAGGACTTTTGGCCCTTATGCTGGCACCCTGTTTTGTTTTATTATTCTGGTTTTCCCATAAAATGAACCTGCTGTTAATGGGCAAGGAAATGGCTCAAACCATGGGTGTCAACATCAAAATCGTTACGCTTATATTGCTGGTGGTATCTTCTTTTATGGTGAGTGCGACGGTTAGCTATTGCGGGCTGGTGGGATTCGTGGGGCTGGTCATTCCACATTTGTTCAGGCGGCTATTGGGTGCCGACCACCGTATATTGGTTCCGGCCTGCATTCTGGGCGGCGGTGCCTATTTGGTTATTTGTGATATGATAGCGCGAGTATTTACGCCTCAAGGTGAGATGCCCGCCGGCGTGGTTACGGCCATCATTGGTGCACCTTTGTTTATTTTACTCTTGAAAAAATCAAACAGATGA
- a CDS encoding heme ABC transporter ATP-binding protein, with product MSSAINTINVSYAFANRTVIRNLSFSVAEGDFFIIIGPNGSGKTTLLKIFAGLLKLQKGHIQIFGRHVTDYKQKSLARTIAMVPQQLPLDFPFTVAESVLMGRAPHQGALGIENKKDFAVATQAMAFTEVEHLADRRLDQLSGGEQQRVFIARAICQEPQIMLLDEPTASLDLAHQVRTMDLMERLKTEKQVTVIMVSHDINIAAMYADQLLLLKDGQILSLGSPREVLTFQNLEAAYSCRLLVDESPLDKSPRITLVPRKFLSGPK from the coding sequence ATGAGTTCTGCAATCAACACCATAAATGTCAGCTATGCCTTTGCCAACCGGACGGTCATCAGGAATCTTTCCTTTTCTGTTGCCGAAGGTGATTTCTTCATCATCATTGGTCCAAATGGGTCCGGCAAAACCACCCTATTGAAAATTTTTGCTGGCCTGCTCAAACTCCAGAAGGGCCATATTCAAATTTTTGGTCGTCACGTCACAGATTACAAACAGAAATCGTTGGCCAGGACCATTGCGATGGTTCCGCAACAATTGCCGTTGGATTTTCCGTTCACTGTAGCAGAGTCTGTATTGATGGGCCGCGCGCCCCATCAAGGGGCTTTGGGAATTGAAAATAAAAAGGATTTTGCGGTTGCAACGCAGGCGATGGCATTTACCGAAGTGGAGCATCTGGCGGATCGTCGCCTTGACCAGTTAAGCGGCGGCGAACAGCAACGTGTTTTTATTGCCCGGGCGATTTGCCAGGAGCCCCAGATCATGCTTTTGGATGAACCCACCGCGTCTTTGGATCTGGCCCATCAGGTGCGAACTATGGATTTAATGGAAAGGCTCAAAACCGAAAAACAGGTAACAGTCATTATGGTCTCCCATGATATCAACATCGCGGCGATGTATGCCGATCAACTCCTCTTGCTTAAAGATGGCCAAATTCTCAGCCTTGGATCACCCCGAGAGGTTCTAACTTTTCAGAATCTGGAAGCGGCCTACAGCTGCCGGCTTCTGGTCGATGAAAGCCCCCTTGACAAATCCCCCCGAATTACATTGGTACCGAGAAAATTTCTAAGCGGTCCCAAATAG